A region of Elusimicrobiota bacterium DNA encodes the following proteins:
- a CDS encoding KpsF/GutQ family sugar-phosphate isomerase has translation MKKPALVSAARWADRARRTLRIEARAVADQVAHVDRHFVLAAERLIRTRGRVVVMGIGKSGLIGRKLAATLSSTGTAAYFVHPTDGLHGDVGMVLAGDTVLALSHSGETEELKKILGTLRNLKVFLIALTGRPRSPLGRAADLVVNTSVRGEACPFNITPTASTTAMLAMGDALALLAMEMRGFGREDFARLHPAGTLGKRLTLRVGELMHQGTDNPLVPESKRVEDALAVMTRTRLGAASLVDGRGRLTGVFTDGDLRRRLQKDPALLSKTLSAVMTRSPRTVGVDDLAADVAPLFRKYGLDNFPVVDRRGRPVGVLDEKDLLDEGLV, from the coding sequence ATGAAGAAACCCGCCCTTGTTTCCGCCGCCCGTTGGGCGGACCGCGCCCGCCGCACCCTGCGGATCGAAGCGCGCGCCGTGGCCGACCAGGTGGCCCATGTGGACCGACATTTCGTTCTGGCCGCCGAGCGGTTGATCCGGACCCGGGGACGGGTGGTGGTGATGGGGATCGGCAAATCGGGTTTGATCGGGCGGAAGCTGGCCGCCACGCTCTCCTCCACGGGGACGGCGGCTTATTTCGTCCATCCGACGGACGGTCTCCACGGCGACGTGGGGATGGTGTTGGCGGGAGACACGGTGCTGGCGCTCTCCCACTCGGGGGAGACGGAGGAACTGAAAAAAATTCTCGGCACGCTCCGGAATTTGAAAGTGTTTTTGATCGCCTTGACGGGTCGGCCCCGGTCGCCCTTGGGGCGCGCGGCGGACCTGGTCGTCAACACGTCGGTGCGGGGCGAGGCCTGTCCGTTCAATATCACGCCCACGGCCTCCACCACGGCCATGCTCGCCATGGGCGACGCCTTGGCGCTCTTGGCCATGGAGATGCGGGGGTTCGGCCGGGAAGATTTCGCCCGCCTCCATCCCGCGGGGACCTTGGGCAAGCGGCTGACGCTTCGGGTGGGGGAACTGATGCATCAAGGGACGGACAACCCGCTGGTGCCGGAGTCCAAACGGGTCGAAGACGCTTTAGCGGTGATGACCCGGACCCGGCTCGGGGCCGCTTCCCTGGTGGACGGTCGGGGCCGCCTGACGGGGGTGTTCACCGACGGCGATTTGCGGCGGCGTTTGCAAAAAGATCCGGCGCTGTTGTCTAAAACCCTTTCGGCGGTCATGACGCGGTCGCCCCGGACCGTGGGGGTGGACGACCTGGCCGCCGATGTGGCCCCTCTGTTCCGAAAATACGGGTTGGATAACTTCCCCGTGGTGGACCGACGGGGGCGGCCGGTGGGCGTGCTGGACGAAAAGGATCTCCTCGATGAAGGCCTTGTTTAA
- a CDS encoding HAD hydrolase family protein yields MKALFKKLPRGSALSQKELLRRAKKIRLFAMDVDGVLTDGKIVVLDSGEEVKSWDVKDRIAFFILRKFGDRFRVAWITGRKSLQVETRAKEIGVASLFQNCDHKGRALEEAAAGLSLTMEQTVFMGDDLVDLPALRRAGLAVCPSDAHPSVRAVCHWVTKSPGGNGAVREMADFVLEAQGLMGPLLEMFENPDRRPNP; encoded by the coding sequence ATGAAGGCCTTGTTTAAAAAACTGCCGAGAGGGTCGGCTCTCTCCCAAAAGGAGCTCCTCCGCCGCGCCAAAAAAATCCGATTGTTCGCCATGGACGTGGACGGCGTTTTGACCGACGGAAAGATCGTCGTGCTCGACTCCGGCGAAGAAGTTAAAAGCTGGGATGTGAAGGACCGCATCGCGTTCTTCATTTTACGGAAGTTCGGCGACCGGTTTCGGGTGGCATGGATCACGGGTCGGAAGTCCCTCCAGGTGGAGACCCGCGCGAAAGAAATCGGGGTCGCCTCCCTTTTTCAAAACTGCGACCACAAAGGGCGGGCGTTGGAGGAGGCCGCGGCGGGGCTCTCACTGACGATGGAGCAGACCGTGTTCATGGGGGACGACTTGGTGGACCTTCCGGCGCTTCGGCGGGCGGGGCTCGCCGTTTGTCCGTCGGACGCCCACCCGTCGGTTCGGGCGGTGTGCCACTGGGTGACGAAGTCTCCCGGCGGGAACGGGGCGGTGCGGGAAATGGCGGATTTTGTGTTGGAAGCGCAGGGCTTGATGGGACCGTTGCTTGAAATGTTCGAGAACCCGGACCGCCGTCCGAATCCGTAA
- the lptC gene encoding LPS export ABC transporter periplasmic protein LptC, whose protein sequence is MKCSRTRTAVRIRNLAAGALAALAACRPVRGPAYPDTVEAPDQTMDDFTMDSYAALARVWSLRAPHADIFEKDHRVELTQPRIRFFSAGRPGSTVAAAQGRLDTETKDMWAGGGVVMVSTEGARLESDWVRYEKSTERFISTAAVTITRGRSVVTGIGWQARSDLSDLLITHQRGEIAPEDERGFKKK, encoded by the coding sequence TTGAAATGTTCGAGAACCCGGACCGCCGTCCGAATCCGTAACCTGGCCGCGGGGGCGCTGGCCGCCTTGGCGGCCTGTCGACCCGTGCGGGGGCCCGCGTACCCGGACACGGTCGAGGCTCCCGACCAAACCATGGACGACTTCACGATGGATTCCTACGCCGCCCTGGCCCGCGTGTGGTCTTTAAGGGCGCCCCACGCCGATATTTTTGAAAAGGACCACCGCGTGGAGCTCACCCAACCGCGCATCCGTTTTTTTTCCGCGGGGCGGCCGGGTTCCACCGTGGCGGCGGCCCAGGGCCGGCTGGACACGGAAACCAAAGACATGTGGGCCGGGGGCGGCGTGGTGATGGTGTCCACGGAAGGGGCGCGCCTCGAAAGCGATTGGGTGCGCTACGAGAAGAGCACCGAACGGTTTATTTCCACGGCGGCCGTGACCATTACCCGCGGTCGTTCGGTGGTCACGGGAATCGGCTGGCAGGCGCGGTCGGACCTCTCGGATTTATTGATCACTCATCAGCGGGGAGAGATCGCCCCAGAAGACGAGCGCGGGTTTAAGAAGAAATGA